The sequence below is a genomic window from Curtobacterium sp. MCPF17_002.
CTACGAGCGGAACGGCCCACGCGGGTGGGCGGTGACCGGGTGACGGCCTGGAGGCGCGGTGCGGGGCCGCCACGCGCCTCCAGGCCTGCAGTGGGGTGCGTTCCTGCCCATCGCACCCGACGTAGGAAGCGGAAACGCGCGTAGGGGGTCGGAAAAACCTGCCTCCTACGAGCGAAACAGCACCCTACGCGCGGAACGGCCGCCTACGAGCGGAACGGCACGCTACGCGCGGGTGCGGGCGAAGAGGCGGGGGCCGCGCAACCGCAGCCGCATCGTGACCGTGCCGAGCCAGCGGTCGTACTTGTAGCCGACCTTGCCCATGCGACCGACCTCCTCGAAGCCGAGCCGCGCGTGCAGGCGGATCGACGCCTCGGCCTGGCGGTCGGCGATGACGGCGACGACCTCGCGGACGCCGGCCGAGCGGCACTCGTCGATGAGCGCCTCCATGAGCGCACGACCGAGGCCCTTGCCACCCGAGGCAGCGCCGAGGTAGATCGAGTCCTCGACGACGCGGTTCGACCGGTCCCGGGGGTTCCACGCGTCGACGAGGGCGTACCCGAGCACCTGACCGGCCGGGTTCACCGCCACGAGGAACGGCAGCTTCCGCTTCCGGATGTCGTCGTAGCGGCGCTTCCACGCGGCGAAGGTGAACGCCGACGGGTCGAAGGTCACCGACGAGTTCCGGACGTAGTGCGTGTGGATCTCACGGATGTCGGGCAGATCCGAGGGCTCGGCCGCACGGATCGTGTACGTGAACGCGGCCTCGGACGGCACCGGAGCGCGCAGGTGTCGCGGCAGCACGCGCCGTCGCTGGTATTCCTCCTCGAGCACGGACCGAGCCTATGCCGCCGAGGGACGCTCGGGTCCGTCGGGGAGTGCCCAGTTCACGGGGTCCGCGCCCTGGGCGACGAGCAGCTCGTTCACCTGCGAGAACGGGCGACTGCCGAAGAACCCGCGCGAGGCGCTGAGCGGGCTCGGGTGCGCCGAAGCCACCACCGCGGTGTCACCGAGGAGTGGCCGGACCGATCCGGCCTGCGCGCCCCAGAGCACCGCGACGAGCGGGGTCCCCCGTGCGACGAGTGCCCGGACGGCCTGGTCGGTGACGGCTTCCCACCCCTTGCCACGGTGACTCCCCGCGTCGCCGGAGCGCACGGTGAGGACCCGGTTGAGCAGCAGGACGCCCTGCGACGACCACCGACGGAGGTCCCCGTGCGCGGGCGGGGTCACGCCGAGGTCCGCCTCGAGCTCGCGGTAGATGTTCGCCAGGCTGCGGGGCACCGGACGCACGTGCGGGTCGACGGCGAAGGACAGGCCGATCGGGTGCCCCGGCGTCGGGTACGGGTCCTGCCCGACGACGAGCACCTTCACGGCGTCGAACGGGTCGGCGAAGGCGCGGAGCACGTGGTCCCCCGCGGGGAGGTAGGGCCGGCCGGCGGCCACCTCGTCGCGCAGCCACGCGCCCATCCGGTGGACGTCGTCCTCGACCGGGGCGAGCGCGCGGGCCCAGCCCGGGTCGACCAGGTCGGCGAGCGGGTGCGGCTGCACGGGGTCGGTGCCTACGCGCCCATGGTGGCGACGGAGACCGACTCCTCGCCGGCGACGACACGCCAGACGCTGCCGGTCCCACGGACCTCGAGCGCACCCTCGCCGACGACGAGCGTGGTGTCCTCGTCGATCGCCAGGCCCGCGGTCACGAACTCGGCCTCGGCGCTCGCGATGAGCCGGGCGAGCGTGCCGGCCTGGACGGCGTGCACGTCGATGGTCAGGTCGACCAGGCCGAGTCCCTCGCGGAGCTCGACCTCGTCCAGCCCCTCGGACGCCTCCTCGGGGCAGATCTCGACGCCGCCGATGCGCCAACCGCCGACCAGTGCCCGGTCGGCGGCGATCATCGCGCCGGCCGAGTAGCCGAGGTACGGCAGGCCGTCGGCGACGAGCAGACGGATCTGGTCGACGAGCGGGGCGACGCCGTCGAGGTAGTGCGGGGTGACCCCGCCGCCGACGACCAGGGCGTCGACGTCGCTGAGGACGGTGGTGCTGAAGACCTCGCCCGGGGCGATCTCCGTCACGACGACCTCGGCCTGGCGGGCGCCGCCGAGGACCTCGGCGATGTCCGCGGTGGACTCGGGGCTGCTGGCGACTCCGGCGGCTCCGGCGACCCCGGCGGCTCCGGCAACGGAGAGCAGGGCGATCCGCGGCACGGTCCGGCCGACGGCAGCGGAGCGTGCGGTGGCCTCGGCGAGGAACGGCGCGGCGGCGTCCGAGGCGGCGAAGGGTCCGCCGCCGACGAGGTGGATGCTCACGACTCGGCCGTCACCGGTGCGAGGGCGCTCCACGGGAAGGTGATCCACCCGTCGACACGGCGCCACACGTGGTCGGGCTCGAGCACGGTGCCGGGCTTCGAGTACAGGCAGGCACTGCGGACGTCGGCGCCGGCGTTCCGCACGATGTCGACGACCAGGCGGAGGGTGCGGCCGGAGTCGGACACGTCGTCGACGATGAGCACGCGCTTGCCGGCGAGGCTCGGCGCGTCGAGCGCGGGCGACAGGATCACGGGCTCGTCGAGGCGCTGCTCGACGTCGGTGTAGAACTCGACGTTGATCGAGCCGCACTCCTTGGTGCCGAGCGCGTAGGCGACCGCGCCGGCGATGATCAGGCCGCCGCGGGCCACGGCGACGACGACCTCGGGCTCGAAGCCGGAGG
It includes:
- a CDS encoding GNAT family N-acetyltransferase is translated as MLEEEYQRRRVLPRHLRAPVPSEAAFTYTIRAAEPSDLPDIREIHTHYVRNSSVTFDPSAFTFAAWKRRYDDIRKRKLPFLVAVNPAGQVLGYALVDAWNPRDRSNRVVEDSIYLGAASGGKGLGRALMEALIDECRSAGVREVVAVIADRQAEASIRLHARLGFEEVGRMGKVGYKYDRWLGTVTMRLRLRGPRLFARTRA
- a CDS encoding uracil-DNA glycosylase produces the protein MQPHPLADLVDPGWARALAPVEDDVHRMGAWLRDEVAAGRPYLPAGDHVLRAFADPFDAVKVLVVGQDPYPTPGHPIGLSFAVDPHVRPVPRSLANIYRELEADLGVTPPAHGDLRRWSSQGVLLLNRVLTVRSGDAGSHRGKGWEAVTDQAVRALVARGTPLVAVLWGAQAGSVRPLLGDTAVVASAHPSPLSASRGFFGSRPFSQVNELLVAQGADPVNWALPDGPERPSAA
- a CDS encoding Type 1 glutamine amidotransferase-like domain-containing protein; translated protein: MSIHLVGGGPFAASDAAAPFLAEATARSAAVGRTVPRIALLSVAGAAGVAGAAGVASSPESTADIAEVLGGARQAEVVVTEIAPGEVFSTTVLSDVDALVVGGGVTPHYLDGVAPLVDQIRLLVADGLPYLGYSAGAMIAADRALVGGWRIGGVEICPEEASEGLDEVELREGLGLVDLTIDVHAVQAGTLARLIASAEAEFVTAGLAIDEDTTLVVGEGALEVRGTGSVWRVVAGEESVSVATMGA
- a CDS encoding phosphoribosyltransferase, with product MPISSDSGSPAQAPSTVTVTSGPEVLGWLEFGDAARLLAKDVLSSGFEPEVVVAVARGGLIIAGAVAYALGTKECGSINVEFYTDVEQRLDEPVILSPALDAPSLAGKRVLIVDDVSDSGRTLRLVVDIVRNAGADVRSACLYSKPGTVLEPDHVWRRVDGWITFPWSALAPVTAES